AGCTCAAAAGGCTCCAGAAAGTAATGTAGCAGGTAAAGCTAATGTACTTATCTTCCCTGATTTACAAGCAGGAAATATTGGATACAAATTAGTTCAAAGATTTGCAAAAGCAGATGCTATAGGACCTATATGCCAAGGGTTTGCAAAACCAATTAATGATTTATCAAGAGGATGTAGTGCAGAGGATATAGTAAATGTTGTGGCAGTAACAGCAGTTCAAGCGCAAAATCAAAAATAGTAAAGTATATCATATTTAACATATAGATATATTATAAAAGATTAGGAGGATTTTTTTAATGAAAATATTAGTTATTAACTGTGGAAGCTCTTCTTTAAAGTATCAATTAATAGATATGGAAACAGAAAAAGCTTTAGCAAAAGGATTAGTGGAAAGAATAGGAATAGAAGGATCTATATTAACTCATAAAGCTGGAGAAAAGAAATTTGTAGTAGAAACTCCAATGAAAGATCATCAAGTTGCAGTAGAATTAGTTCTAAAAGCATTAGTAAATGAAGACCATGGAGTGATTAATGATGTTTCAGAAATATCAGCAGTAGGACATAGAATAGTTCATGGTGGAGATAAGTATGCTAAATCTGTACTAGTTACTGATGAAGTAGTAGAGAATATAGAAGAGTGTATTAAATTAGCACCACTTCATAATCCAGCTCATATCATAGGAATTAATGCATGCAGAACTTTAATGCCAAATACTCCAATGGTAGTAGTATTTGATACTGCTTTCCATCAAACTATGCCAGAAAAGGCGTATATGTATGCTCTACCATATGAAATGTATACAAAACATAGTGTAAGAAGATATGGAGCACATGGAACTTCTCATAAATTTGTTTCACTTACAGCTGCAGAAATGATGGGCAAGGATATGAAAGAACTTAAGATAGTAACTTGTCACTTAGGAAATGGAGCTAGTTGTTCAGCTGTAGCTAATGGAGAATGCGTTGATACATCAATGGGATTAACTCCACTTGAAGGATTAGTTATGGGAACAAGATGTGGAGATATGGATCCTGCTATAGTAACATATTTAATGAAGGC
The DNA window shown above is from Haloimpatiens massiliensis and carries:
- a CDS encoding acetate/propionate family kinase; this translates as MKILVINCGSSSLKYQLIDMETEKALAKGLVERIGIEGSILTHKAGEKKFVVETPMKDHQVAVELVLKALVNEDHGVINDVSEISAVGHRIVHGGDKYAKSVLVTDEVVENIEECIKLAPLHNPAHIIGINACRTLMPNTPMVVVFDTAFHQTMPEKAYMYALPYEMYTKHSVRRYGAHGTSHKFVSLTAAEMMGKDMKELKIVTCHLGNGASCSAVANGECVDTSMGLTPLEGLVMGTRCGDMDPAIVTYLMKAEGLSIEEMDTLMNKKSGVLGVSGVSSDFRDIEDAAKKGNHRAQLALDVFHYRVKKYIGSYIAAMGGIDCLVFTAGLGENSISSREEICKGLECFGIELDAEKNNVRGKAVEVSTEGSKVKIFVIPTNEELMIARDTMEIVAK